The DNA window TGAGAACTAATCATTTTAATGaatatctaatataaaatttttaaattgacgaTTAAATACCAAAAgttgagtaaaaaattattgtggggtcaaatttaataatctaatggggcaaataaatatttttatcatatactattcaaaaaaaatttcaaattgtaGTGAGGGCGCTTGTCCCCACACCAATACACTTGGAATCGTCCCTGGACGTCGACACTTCTTGTCATGACGGCGACGACAATATCTAGAAGGACCCAAGCTCTATTATAGAGAAAGAACAAGTGTAATTACCTGTGCCATGCAcatgataaaattgaaattataattttaaattattttttaaaattaatttaaattataataatttaattaataaaaaattaatatgttatgcattgtttgtttttttaaatttagtattaattggattaactttaaaatagttattaatcaattttaataatttactttcttcaataaatcagacatatatactgaatgtgatcataaataatatagtaatagttaAATCAACCAACAAACATATTGGCTATTATCACactctaaaataaattaaatataaaggctattagcacacacttataaatatataaaatcacACTGTTTTTAATTCGTGCAAGagtttatttatcaaataaacttaaaatataaacaaaaaatatttataaaatggacctagcatcacttgaaagaatcatggaaaataattaacttaccTTATCATCCATAAGAACCATTTTTATGTAAGTCGtgttgttcttgtcaaatttagATGAGACTTTTCATAACCTTATAattcttgcttttatttttcaaactttttcattaCATAATCTCTCATAGGTAATACTGTTGATAGAATTGTAGTTAGTATCCTTtaggtatgaaaaataataaacagaagaaGTTCTATGTCTGAGGTACGAATTTTctagatgataaataattgtaacaATTCACTATTaatccttatatatatatacacacacactaATTATACACGGTAATAgttaacaaatattttcaatggaGATACTTACACAATATACATGTGATCGACATTAAGTATATGTCAATATTTTTAGGAAAGAGCTAAAAGaggaaatatataaatatatataatattattgctatattGGAAGCATACATAAATTGCTacatttttgtattatattatacaacttaaaattatactatcatattattattaatcctagatacttgctataattatatcaaatttaattatgaatctaaataaataaaatagataacattcaatattatttttttcttttttatatttaatattactgtaaatataaaaagtaaaataattaataaaaaaatatgagtagaaaataaaaaatattaattaaaatttaatttgttatctAATTAATCTTGTTTCCATACgatataattttacaaaaatgttataaatcacaatcttttttattctacaaaaaagaaaaacactatATGTAACCTTTAGtagtacaaaaaataattataaaaattaattattgatattgatattaatcataattgattattaatactctaattttttaaaatatattttacctttttaaaatataatacatGTACCGTGtagactttattattattattattattgttgttgttgttgttatccACTAAttgatatcaaattaaatgagtAGGTCACTATTAATGTGTGCATCAATTAtcttctaataaaattattgcacttgaatgagaattagaactatatcaattgatataattagaatgattaaaaatatcgaTGATttataagtagtttaataacgcattaaatattaatttgatataattataatgacgatattttcttaaattaatataatcatgcattattcatgagctaattgtaatataattagaatcaatttaTTTGAGAGAAACCAAACTAACACTTACTcctctcaatggcattgcatgcatgcaaaagaaagccggtaatttctgaaaaaaatcacaatatgttataaaattattctaataatgaacAACTTAACTGTCACTATGTGCGCCACTGCTGTCCACACCGTCCCTGTTCTTTTCGGCTCCGATTCCGCATACTGGGTTTGCAGCAGTGGTGTGCTGTCGTTTGATGCACAGTCATCTGCCATGGCGTTTGATGTTGTTAGTTACAACTGATTCATTCAGAATCGCTGCGATGGCTTTGTGGCGTTCGTGGAATTTGGGGATTGGAAGCACAGACTCCAATGGGTTACAGAAACGTGCAATAGCCCAACTCCAAAATTTATATACTATACTAACATCTCTTCTCTTATCATTCCTTATGGTTGCGTTGCGCtttcttctattattattattattattattattattattattattattattattattattagagtaaagtatcatttatgtcccccaacgtttggggtaagtctcaaacctatccctaacgttttaaacgTCCTATTTGTGTCCCAAACGTTTCTAAATCGAGTCAATGTTGTCCTACCGTCCAAATTACTAACATTTGGTTAACGGCATTGCATACGTGGAGGTTACTGTACACGGTGGCAGGGCGTTTTTATGTGACCGTTATcgagttaaaaataaaaaaaaagaaacaaataaacagcAAAGAATGGTCCTCTTGGAAACCCTAATTCTGCAAATCTTCTCTCCTCTTTGATGCTGCACCTTCTGCGGAGCTCGACTTCTTTGGTTGAAAAAGGATGGAGGCTGATGCATGCCAATCTGAAGCGACACACGGCAGCAAGCAGGCAACACGAAATAGAAATCAGGCACGTCGAAGGAGAACAACTTGGTACTGTAGGGAACGGCCTGTGCTCGCCACTTCATCGACGGTAGAAAATCCCGGGTGGAGGTTCTGGGGTTGCGTTAACTTTGGGGTGAGTTTTAGCCATGCGTTTCTTGTTGTTGAGTTATATGTTTTGACAATCTGTGGGTGTGACTCGGTTGTGTCATATTTGGTATAGATTGGAGAAGAATGCAGCTATTTTGTACGGGCAGAACCAGAGGAAGAGCCCCCACAAGTTTCAAGGTTAAGGATGAAGGTCAGAAATTTGAAGAGCAAAATGGAGAAGGTTGAGTTCAGGTTCATGGTTGCAGTGGGAGTTGCTTTAGTTAGATGGACAGTTGCCCTAATATTAGTTTGTGAGAAAACAAGCAGCACCAAATTTGGGAGACTTTTACTACAATGATGTTGAGATAGTGAGATTTAGGAGAATATCATTAGATCCCAACTTGTGCTCTGTACTTTTGCCTAGAAATAGCACTGATGTCGACATGATTGGTGTTTTGTTGATCTGAATGAAATTGTAatgaaatgatattttgatgATTTAAGTTTGGCAAAATGCTATGTTGTGCTTGTGTAAAAAAGTGCAATGATATATTGTGCAACTGCAATGTTATATTATGCATTCTGTTTAAAGTGTTATATTTTGCAACTGAAATAAAGTGTTACATTTTGCATTCTGCTTAAATGAAGCAAGTCATGAGCATGACAACAATCTGAACTGTAATATATTACTTAATCACTAACCATTAAGATTGTCATTAGCAACAAGCACAATAGGTTCACAGGAAAATAACAAAACAGGAGCTACACTATTTGCTCCACAACAACTGTATGAGATAATTAGCAACAAGCACAATAGGTTTACAGCAAAATAACAAAATAGGAGCTACACTATTTGCTCTACAACAACTGTATGAGATAACAAAATGCAGTCTTTAAACTAGTGTTGACAAATTATAATGATACTAAAGAGAAAACATGAAACTGCACACATCATCAACATCACATCTTCTTCCATGCTTTTGGAGGTGTCCTAGCCATAAACTTCAGTTGGGATATGCTGACTTGCTTGGATAGGGTTGGCAGCACTCTGAGATTGTTGTgcttggcagcatccttgagttGTTGTCTAGAATTATTGTTTGATGGGATCATCTTAGCCTTCTTTGACCTAGCCTGAGATTGCTGGGAACTGATATCATTGGAAGATGATTTTCTCTTTGGCCTTGATGTGTTGGTCTTCTTAGCTGCAGCTTGTGATTGCCTAGAAGCCTGGTTGGAGATAGTACTAGACACAGTGCTTGAGATAGTGCTAGAAATGACTCTTGAAGCTCTTCTTGTAGACCCAGCAACTTTGTTTGCCTAGTTAACAGCCACAATACGACATTATAATCTTTGGGACACAAATAGGAcgtttaaaacgttagggatatGTTTGAGACTTACCACAAACGTTGGGGACataaatgatactttactcttattattattattgagcaATGATGATAATTCATGTGATAATGAATATTACCTATAaaacatctaaaattaaataatattcaaGTATAATTATGTGacaattataattcaaaaattactatATATGAAGTCAggtgaattattattataattgatataataattgCTATAATTGCTACATATTCTCAATCTTATTGGTTGTATCAATTTAACTATATCAATTATATTCAAATTGGTagtcatttttttatgaaaattcttACTATAATTAGGTTATACTTATGAGATTATCATGTATTAATCGttataattagtttaataaagatatttattaagtatatatgttatctatattaattatatgccaatatttgtaagaatgagtttaaaaaagtgatatataaatatatataatattattgttatataaaaaatggatttatatcataattaaatattgatttgatataattataatgaaaaaagTTTTCTAAAAGAATATAATCATACATTATTTATGAGCTAATTATAATAcaattaaagatattattatatcataatgtctacttactatattaatataatatcaaaagatacatattttattattttttatagataaaatcgATTTTTATTGGCAACTAAATTATGTTTAGGTCAACGAAAATTATATGTTTAGGTAGagattttttgtcaaatataatgaaaatacaaataaaaaaataaatgataaaaataaacttaaataataTATCTGGCACCacttcattttattaattattaaattatttaaaaatagtacaTTCACGAAAAAtactcataatatataaattgaggcaataatttaaaattttttaattataatttaatcaaatactaatattaaaaccAAATTACTTAAACAATATTGAATCTATTCTAGTTTTTAGTCACGTATAATATAGAGTCATTCTCGTAACGATAACCAACTGAAATAACATCGTAAATATCAACATTTAAAATTCGTGCAAATTCAAACCATCTTCTTATTAAATAAGCTTCATCATCCGCTATCCATGCAATGTGACAAGGTATAGAATTGCCACACCGAGAAACCAAACTAACCCTTATTcctctcaatggcattgcatgcatgcaaaagaaagccagtaatttctgaaaaaaatcacaatatgttataaaattattctaataatgaacaaattaaaataagaaaatttaaatatattaccaatcgttAAAATTGCATATCTAAATTTATCACGAATTTAGCAAAACTGAACTTAAACTGATAGAATTCAATCTCATTATGTGCTCTACTTTAAAGATTTTTAGGCAAATGTAAAAAGCATGGAGGGGATGGAACTTGAACGGAACTTAAACTTGCCCTACAAAATTCCAGTGGATgcaattcctcaatcaaaaattgAGCTCTTCCCAAAAAAGCTAACTTTAACCACATTCCATTAGGTTGGTCATAATAGGTGAGTAGATCCAACCATCCTTCGGTAAAGTAGAGATTATTGCCCCTTCTTTGAACGCTTATATCCATGTAGTTGGAACCTgaatcagtgaagacaactcgatgaggtatttcatggatgtgatgcattgtaaatgATTTCGGTAAAAGACAATCGAACTAgaacattagacgataagaataacttagagtaacaacaattaataaattattaaaagaataatataatagaatgagtatatgaaaaatattataaaaaattataaattgtatcttaaaatgatcaacttcaataaaaaacgaagaatacattcttattctatgaagtagtaaaaaaatactaaatataaaattatgagatgactctcaaatttagattcatgtaccGTAGAAAAACACTATTTATAGAccttagtaaaacaaaaataaatatgtaaattacttattattaaggtaattttttattatgtacagTAATTACGCattataattgataagtagtttaatagtgcattaaatattgatttgatataattataatgaagatatgttcCTAAAtcagtataattatatattattcattaaatattaattataatataataatataattataataaaggtattttttataaaataatttagaatagatgaaaaattttattcgttttggaggaaaaacggACTCACGAGAGATCGACACGTCAGCCTTATTAGTTGGGGAAAaacccagttttagtatattaagtagatagagGAGTGGAAAGGTGCTTCAATTAATGGGAGTGgggttttgatattttaaaaaattatatcattaccatctcaaataataaattataaaataactcAATTATGGTTAAGATAATAACCAATTAAATTGtgatacataataaataataactttcATGATATTTTAATAACTTACATGATATTTTAGAAGGAGGTGGTAGAATTCACTTGTATATATAtgctttataaaaatttaaaatttctatttGTTATGCCATATTCCATGACTGTGTCAATAATTCAATATGCATGTATCATATCTAAtcaataaaagagaagaaagagggaaaataaaaaagtaataattCCGGCGCCAACAAAAAGCGAAGGAAAAACCCATACACAATTCAACTAGATTCCTCAGCATGTGATTATGTGAATAAAGCAACCCCCTTAATCATGAATAAACTCCTATATTCCAATAACAAAGAAGCAATATAACCAAGCAAAGTATCATTGTCCTACTACAGCTACTTCAGTCGTCTATCACTCCCTAAAACAAGTGCTTGCTAGCTTAGCCTTGTCTAGCCAAAAACCATGTCCAAATTGTTCCATACCGTCTATCTACTTATTATCTTCTCAGCGTGTTTGACCCCTCTGAATAACGCAAACTCGTGCCGTTCATACTGCGGAAACATAACCATAGACTACCCGTTCGCTCTCCAACACGGTTGTGGCCACCCGGGTTTCCGGGACCTTCTCTTCTGCATCAACGACGTTCTCATGCTCCATATATCATCCGGCTCCTACAAGGTCCTCAACATCGACTACGCTTACCAGGCTCTCACTCTTCACGACCCACACATCTCAACTTGTGACACCATTGTCCTTGGCAACAAGGGAAATGGCTTCGCCCTCGAACCATGGCGCGCACCTTACATGAACCCTGCACCAGACAACGTCTTCATGCTCATTGGTACcggttattacttattagttaTACATAAGACGTacaaagatttatttttttattaaaactttttattcTAATCGATATTTTCGTATttagtataataaaaaaaagaggttctattttaaaaaatatatttgtattaaaaaaatgttttaatttagattttaatgtattattatttaacttgtttatttttaacaaaaaaaatgtatagcaaaaaaaaatcgttaattattgatttatatattaatttttttaggattaataaaatgtctatttttaaaatttttagggattgatttgagtaattatttttatttttgtacatTTATTATTGATCTGtacatttatttttgtttacaaTAAATACTACTTTAATTTTCagttcaaaatatatttataataaagtgAATATATAAGATAATAATCAAAATACCACATCAAAATATTTCTCTCGTTATCCTATACTACCATATGCATATCTGcattaattactattatttcATACCCCTTAAACGAAAATGTTTGGGCTAAAGTCTTGGGGCCAAATTAAAGATAGTCATaatttgcttttttattttttttatttatatttattaactatcactaaaataaacaaatacataatatattaattaatgctataataaatataagtaatattagatataattaatatatcatTATAAATGTtacatacataaaattataaatgataaattaaataagataaattattGTCTCTCTATTACTACTTTTTATACTAACTTTCTTTCCataaaattgatatatttatttgagaaatgatatttatattatttttataatataaaaatatattttttattttttcaaagctGTACACACATATAACAttcctttatttatttacttatagTTATAGTAGTGTAAATAtgtaatgtatttattttgtgcAAAACAAGGTTGTTCTCCCCGATCACCATTGTTCCAAGGTTTCCCGGGAAAGCACTTGCCATGCCGAAACGTTTCAGGGATGAGCTGCGAAGAGTATTACGGGTGCCCGGCGTGGGATGGTTTGGGCCACAATAAGTGGGCCCGAGAGGAGTTCTTTGGGTCAGGCCCACCGGAGTGCTGTGCAGTTCCGTACGAGACAATCAAGGGGATCAATTTGACAAAGCTGGAGTGTGAAGGGTACAGCAGTGCTTATAGTGTGGCACCATTGAGGGTTGATGGGCCTAGCGAGTGGTCCTATGGGATCAGAGTGAGGTATTCGCTGCAAGGGAATGATGAGTTCTGTGGGGCCTGTGAGGCTACGGGTGGGACCTGTGGCTACGGTGAGGATGCGATTAGGCAGGTTTGTATGTGTGGGAAAGTTAATTCATCCTCCAATTGCGATTCAGGTTTGTGACTTAATTAATCGTGCTTTGAGTTTGCTTAGTCAGTTCATTTTGTTTGTATATCGATCTTTTGTTTATGTACTTGATTATCAACATTAGCGAATGTTGTTTcttactataatttttttttcatatagttGGCTTTTCATCGGGAACAAGGCCTATGGCGATGAAAGTGTCGGCAGGTAATTATAATTGGATAttctttttcagtttttcttCTCCATTTTAATTACCAATCCATTTGACGATGATGGGAGGTGTAATTTTGTT is part of the Arachis duranensis cultivar V14167 chromosome 1, aradu.V14167.gnm2.J7QH, whole genome shotgun sequence genome and encodes:
- the LOC107494856 gene encoding uncharacterized protein LOC107494856, encoding MSKLFHTVYLLIIFSACLTPLNNANSCRSYCGNITIDYPFALQHGCGHPGFRDLLFCINDVLMLHISSGSYKVLNIDYAYQALTLHDPHISTCDTIVLGNKGNGFALEPWRAPYMNPAPDNVFMLIGCSPRSPLFQGFPGKHLPCRNVSGMSCEEYYGCPAWDGLGHNKWAREEFFGSGPPECCAVPYETIKGINLTKLECEGYSSAYSVAPLRVDGPSEWSYGIRVRYSLQGNDEFCGACEATGGTCGYGEDAIRQVCMCGKVNSSSNCDSVGFSSGTRPMAMKVSAVAGLLTYMLLWITINQI